A portion of the Cryptomeria japonica chromosome 5, Sugi_1.0, whole genome shotgun sequence genome contains these proteins:
- the LOC131049995 gene encoding uncharacterized protein LOC131049995 isoform X6: MRASGKRAREESTRRKAGGNKYAEDTPDFQTLASLYSSFQPYVLYGRDGNGRPRIDWRDFNATRELTRVLLHHRFALQWWIPDGQLCPTVPNRLNYIHWIYHLLSSHFIPSQRPASSCADTDVVRGFDIGTGANCIYPLLGASLHGWRFVATDVTQVALEWARKNVESNPHLVDLIEVRKAGELEFGKNSCAQNNEEASSECLSTGGHKTESISEQYVLDCNSEVSILLKDGESNTEIKPVELLYLEVPSFEGSGSISKKYKGPSVLLGVIREGEDFDFCMCNPPFFESMEQTGANPRTACGGTMEEMVCPGGEQAFITRIIEDSIQLKERVRWYTTMVGRKVNLKYLTSSLRKAGVTMVQTTEFVQGRTSRWGLAWTFISPSKGSICVLPATEKTNQSFMLEIGWFRVFNVLVLLYKYCSPWSNSSRLLVLHAKLICLHFQ, from the exons ATGAGAGCGAGTGGGAAGCGCGCGAGAGAGGAAAGCACCAGGCGGAAAGCTGGTGGGAATAAGTATGCGGAAGACACCCCCGACTTTCAAACACTAGCTTCTCTCTACTCTTCATTTCAGCCATACGTTTTGTACGGGCGAGACGGCAATGGGCGCCCCAGAATTGATTGGAGAGACTTTAATGCTACGAGGGAGCTCACCCGGGTTCTCCTCCACCATCGCTTTGCGCTGCAGTGGTGGATTCCAGACGGCCAGCTCTGCCCCACGGTGCCCAATCGCTTAAATTACATACACTGGATCTATCACCTTCTCTCATCACATTTTATACCAAGCCAACGCCCAGCCAGCAGCTGTGCAGATACAGATGTTGTGAGAGGATTCGATATAGGGACCGGTGCCAATTGTATTTATCCCTTGCTTGGTGCTTCTCTCCATGGATGGCGTTTTGTGGCTACTG ATGTGACCCAGGTGGCTCTTGAATGGGCTCGAAAGAACGTCGAGAGCAATCCTCATCTGGTTGACTTGATTGAGGTCAGGAAGGCAGGGGAACTTGAGTTTGGGAAGAATTCGTGCGCCCAAAATAATGAGGAAGCTTCTTCGGAGTGTCTCTCCACTGGTGGACACAAAACAGAGAGTATTTCAGAACAATATGTTCTGGACTGCAATTCAGAGGTATCTATACTCTTGAAGGACGGAGAATCCAACACAGAGATAAAACCTGTAGAACTATTATATTTGGAAGTTCCAAGTTTTGAAGGCTCTGGTAGCATCTCCAAGAAATATAAGGGGCCATCGGTGCTTTTAGGGGTTATAAGAGAAGGCGAGGACTTTGATTTTTGTATGTGCAATCCTCCTTTTTTTGAGAGCATGGAACAGACAGGTGCAAATCCTAGAACTGCTTGCGGCGGAACTATGGAGGAGATGGTTTGCCCTGGTGGAGAGCAAGCATTTATCACTCGCATTATTGAAGATAGCATTCAACTGAAGGAGCGTGTTAG GTGGTATACAACAATGGTGGGGAGGAAAGTAAACCTGAAATATCTCACCTCAAGTCTTCGTAAGGCTGGTGTTACCATGGTACAGACTACCGAATTTGTTCAGGGTCGAACATCCAGGTGGGGCCTTGCTTGGACCTTCATTTCTCCTTCTAAGGGGTCAATCTGTGTGCTTCCAGCAACTGAAAAGACAAATCAATCTTTCATGTTAGAG